Part of the Pseudomonas baltica genome is shown below.
CGATACCGAGGGCGGTTTCGGCGATTTCCCGTGCACCCAGGTCGGTTTTCATCAGCAGGGCGCGAGCAGCCGCCTGGGCGTAGGCGCCGCCGGAGCCCATGGCGATCAGGCCGTCTTCAGGTTCGACGACATCGCCGTTACCGGTAATGATCAGCGAGGCATCCTTGTTGGCCACGGCGAGCATGGCTTCGAGGCGGCTCAGGGAGCGGTCGGTGCGCCATTCCTTGGCCAGTTCGACAGCGGCGCGCACGAGATGGCCCTGGTGTTTTTCGAGCTGGCTTTCGAAGCGCT
Proteins encoded:
- the hslV gene encoding ATP-dependent protease subunit HslV, which encodes MTTIVSVRRHGKVVMGGDGQVSLGNTVMKGNAKKVRRLYHGQVIAGFAGATADAFTLFERFESQLEKHQGHLVRAAVELAKEWRTDRSLSRLEAMLAVANKDASLIITGNGDVVEPEDGLIAMGSGGAYAQAAARALLMKTDLGAREIAETALGIAGDICVFTNHNLTIEEQDLAE